From Uloborus diversus isolate 005 chromosome 8, Udiv.v.3.1, whole genome shotgun sequence, a single genomic window includes:
- the LOC129228338 gene encoding uncharacterized protein LOC129228338 produces the protein MLTVLCDCESIINSRPLTYVSDDVQDLTPITPSMFLQEIREIGVPDLDVLDHQKLNKRHAYTQKIRKDLRSRFRVEYLGQLRQPVTNRNNSPVLKVGDLVIVWTDNCKRIDWPLGRVPEVITSKDGCVRVAKVKTKTGVFIRPVKKLCSLELGAVSSCELQKLKPPPVTVLEDLCCTTTTSSSPSLTALKLSSGVPSPELKVGSVENAQELN, from the coding sequence ATGTTAACAGTCCTCTGCGACTGTGAGAGTATCATAAATTCGCGACCGTTGACTTACGTTAGTGATGACGTTCAAGATCTTACCCCGATTACACCTTCTATGTTTTTGCAAGAGATTAGAGAAATCGGTGTTCCAGACTTAGATGTGCTGGATcatcagaaattaaataaacgtCACGCGTATACACAGAAAATACGAAAAGATCTCCGTTCGAGATTTCGAGTGGAATATCTCGGACAGTTGCGACAACCTGTGACTAATAGAAATAATTCTCCAGTTCTAAAAGTTGGTGACTTAGTTATCGTGTGGACAGATAACTGTAAAAGAATTGACTGGCCACTCGGAAGAGTTCCAGAAGTGATCACAAGTAAGGATGGATGTGTGCGAGTTGCTAAAGTCAAGACAAAAACGGGTGTCTTCATTCGTCCTGTTAAAAAGTTGTGTTCTCTGGAGTTGGGAGCGGTGTCATCTTGTGAGCTTCAAAAGTTAAAACCCCCTCCTGTGACTGTTCTTGAGGATTTGTGTTGCACCACCACCACCAGTTCATCACCTAGCCTGACAGCATTGAAGTTGAGTTCCGGAGTCCCGAGCCCTGAACTCAAGGTGGGGAGTGTGGAAAACGcccaagaactgaactga